A section of the Pseudomonas lini genome encodes:
- a CDS encoding antibiotic biosynthesis monooxygenase translates to MPDSNRFEEVVTLIVKHRVKAGFEVPYEAWLRNIVNVAGQSEGHLGVDVIRGKNGGLDMFTCVLRFCSTEAMQRWLDSPQRQALVDEAAPMLADGDQTEVNPVNEFWFSPLAEAGSPPPRWKQAVVTLLVILPHTLLVPLLWGPLLQLNAFLSNYVVATFLITLTIVLSVVYIFMPLATRLFAPWLEAGRSHSTQP, encoded by the coding sequence ATGCCTGATTCCAATCGATTCGAAGAAGTCGTGACCCTGATCGTCAAGCACCGGGTCAAGGCCGGTTTTGAAGTCCCTTACGAGGCTTGGCTGCGTAACATCGTCAATGTGGCCGGGCAGAGCGAAGGACACTTGGGCGTGGATGTGATTCGCGGCAAGAACGGTGGCCTGGATATGTTCACCTGCGTGCTGCGTTTTTGCTCGACCGAGGCCATGCAGCGCTGGCTCGATTCGCCGCAACGTCAGGCGTTGGTCGATGAAGCTGCGCCGATGCTGGCCGACGGTGACCAGACCGAGGTCAACCCGGTCAATGAGTTCTGGTTCTCACCGCTGGCTGAGGCCGGTTCGCCACCGCCGCGCTGGAAGCAGGCTGTGGTGACGTTGCTGGTGATTCTTCCGCACACCTTGCTGGTGCCGCTGCTCTGGGGGCCGCTGCTGCAGCTCAATGCCTTCCTGTCCAACTACGTGGTCGCCACGTTTCTGATCACCCTGACCATTGTGCTGTCGGTGGTGTACATCTTTATGCCGCTGGCCACGCGCCTGTTCGCGCCGTGGCTGGAAGCCGGCCGGTCCCATTCCACACAGCCTT
- a CDS encoding DoxX family protein — protein sequence MNASQWNEQAQDFGLLFLRVSGGLFLLWVHGLPKLLDYSAELQRIEDPFHLGTSLTLSLAIFAEVLCPLLIIAGVLARLACLPILFVLLVALLVVHPQWSVAEGQFGWLLLILFTSLFIAGPGRLALNVRFTGAFRYA from the coding sequence ATGAACGCTTCGCAATGGAATGAACAGGCTCAAGATTTCGGGCTGCTGTTTCTGCGGGTCAGCGGCGGGCTGTTTTTGTTGTGGGTCCACGGCTTGCCGAAACTGCTCGATTACAGCGCCGAACTGCAACGCATCGAGGACCCGTTCCACCTAGGCACCAGCCTTACGTTGAGTCTGGCAATTTTCGCCGAAGTGCTGTGCCCGCTGCTGATCATCGCCGGTGTGCTGGCGCGGCTGGCGTGCTTGCCTATTCTGTTTGTGCTGCTGGTGGCGCTGCTGGTCGTGCATCCGCAATGGAGTGTGGCCGAAGGGCAGTTCGGCTGGTTGCTGTTGATCCTCTTCACCAGCCTCTTCATCGCCGGGCCTGGCCGACTGGCGCTCAATGTCCGATTCACCGGAGCCTTCCGTTATGCCTGA